One Lepisosteus oculatus isolate fLepOcu1 chromosome 4, fLepOcu1.hap2, whole genome shotgun sequence genomic window, CTTTCTATAGAAACTGTTTCTATTATGTTTCAATATATGCCGTGTCCTTGACCCAAATGCAAACTTCATGAGAACATAAGAGGATGACCAGGGCCTTGCCCAGTTTATAAAATTCCTTTGGAAGCATTTGTGTTCAGAACAGAGGAGGTACTACGTCTGTTTTTCTCCCTGGGTGGCTGTCTGTTAATAACTGCACTAAACTGAGCTGTAACttctaatacaattacactCAGCAACAGCAAGTACTGCCAGGGTTGGGTGCTTCAACTCCAATCTCTGGCTACACAATCTCCTGTCACTTGCCAGACACCTGGTGAGCTCACAGTGCCATCAGTCCTCTAGTCTACACCAGCTCTCTGGTAGGCAATACTGGGACTCATGAAACCTGACAGAAGGCTCTGACAAGTACATATTTCAGAGGAGACACAATTCTGTCCCTCACATGTCCTGTGCTAGCACACAAGTCAGTAGTGAGCAACTTTGGGGAggaataaacataataaaataaccattctatttttttatatttccaatTTCTGATTTACAATTTCATTGAGAAGTTTAGAAAACACAGGACTTGAAATCagtttttaatcaaataaaaacagacCTCCCTTGTATTACAGATGTCATTGCCAGATTCTGTCACAAAGAGCCTTACACACATTATATACCGCATCAGAATTGGACATTCTTCAGCTCCCTTTTTGCAGTACGCAATTGGAAAGGATTCTGAACCACCAAACTAGTGCAAATCATGTCAATGGTGTGCTATACAAAGCACACAGTAAAATAGCTGGTTTGCCAAGAAGCTTCTGTTGACCAAAAACAAATGCTTGATTTAAACAAAGCCAAATGTTATCTGACTTCTGCTTTTGCAAGACAGGAAGGCTTGGAGGCTGCACACTAGCTGTGCAAACTAAAACCTGATTCAGAGCATGCCAAATTgatttgtttctaaaaataaatcaaaagcaGCACCATATTGTAGCAGTCAATGATTAATTGCAAATAAGTAAATATAACTAATTATCAAGGCTTATGCTGTGTCCATCAGCCTGTCACTTACAGCACTGGAACacagatttaaaatattcaataatCACCGGAGCATTTGACGAATTTGATGATCTGTTCAAGCAGAAACTACCATCATTCTGCTCACTATCTTGTAACAAATTATACTCACTCATGGTTCAATgtctttttaagaaacaaaggATGCTATAATATTGGCTTAGTGGGTACAGCAGCACAAGGATAGTTCTTAGGGAAACCTTATTactgatattaataaaaaatatgaatattagAATGAATACTAATATTCCTCCCAGCCTCAATATGCTCTAGATTTGCACACAAAACAGACTTTAAAATCAATCTAGCAATAAATCAAGAAACAAACCACCAAAAAACTCCCACACTATTTTATACGTGTTTGTAAAAGCTGCAGTTTTCAGAGTAGAAAACATAATGTTGTGCTATCCATTTACCGGACATTTAAGATCACAGTTGCCTTTGTCTGCCTTCTAACCTTAACAGCAGTGTAGCACAACACCTGCCTTAGAAATATTGACAATTTTGATATAAACTAATACTGTACACAATGAGTACAACTTGTGGCTTATGACATctacatctttatttttaaaaagaggctTAAGTCCAAGGCAATTATAGTCCAGTCTCTTACAGTCTATAGTCTTATAATCTGTATTTCTATACGAGCAGAAGACTCTCTAAGAGCTGCAGATTTTGGTTCAGTGACACTAACATTGCATAAATACCGGACTTCAAGAACGACACGAGGCCAAAAATGTACACTCTTTCCATGGAGATTTAAATAACTGAAAACTATACTAGACAAAAAGACGAAAAAGAATAAGAGGACAAAGGGGTTTGTGGCTTCCCTAGGGGAGTGAAGAGAGATACAGAGAATGGACAAGGAAACCCACTGTGGAGAACTAACCAGGGACCTCTTATGGAAAACAGGATGGTGAAATTACAGCAAAAGCCCCCCCCCGTTAACTAAACATTTGGTTATTAATAGCTATGTTAAGTACTGTAGCTCATCCCGTTTTAACTTAAAGGTATCTACTTCAAAAACGTGGTTTCACAGCCCACTCTGTACAGTGTCTTCCTTTCTCTTGAACTGAAGAGCGCATTTTTCCTTATCCTGATAAAACCCTTCAAGTTGGATGCGTAAGATTcgcattttttttccctgttcaaTTGCTACATTATCACTTGCATAGGCCACCTTCCCGCATTAACATCTATTCAGCAGCACCGGCAATTCTGATTACAGGACGCGAACCCCCACGGGCACATTGTGTCTAGTAACACCTCTGAGGAAAGACGAGCCAAGAAGGAAAGGATTGAGGATGAAGATGTCCACCCTTAAGGAGAGCGGTGTGAAATGCATTATAGTCAATAGCAACAATCAAAAGGTGTATCTTTGCTCCCCAATGTCTTTATCTTACagccaaaaaataaattaagtagAATcttaagtgtaaaaaaacattgcccTCTCCGCCTTTGTCCAAGAAGTGGTGCTTATAATTATTCATTCTCCTCTTCAGAGTTGTTTGAAAGTCCGAAACCCAAGCTGATACTAGCCAAATTCAAACATGTTTAGCGTCTGGCAAAGCTTAAAAGCGTATCATTTTGAACCCACGAGTCCCCACTGTTCTTTAGTACATCCACCCCCACGGACAGCAATCAGCGGCACCGCCTTGGTGGTTGCGGCAGGGGTATATATGGAGCTGGTACTGGGAAGCCAAACAGGGTGAAACCGGTCTGAGCAGTTGCCCAATGTTATAAAGctacaaaaccacaaaagaatCACTCTTTGGCTTTCGAAATTTCTTTAACCTTGTCTCAACCGTTATACTTTTGTTATTATTACCCAAGATAAGACGGGCCAAAATTAAGATATTTTTTGTATCCATTATTTTGCTAGCAAGCAGGAATAAAAAATGCTACTATATTCATGCCTAATTTCTTACACCGCAGGAACTAAGAGCTCTTTTGTAACAACGCCAACTATGTGTTTAAACAAGAATAAACCTAAAAGTAGCCCACGCCGGTTGGTATTTAAGAATTAGTCACCGAATACCAATGGAGTGAAACTTCATACGGTTCTGACTTGTAATTCAGACAAGGGAGAAGGGTTATACAGTActgcaactgttttttttaataagttattaattcattcacttttttaatataattgttttataaaaataattctgcaaagACCGCTGAAAAACCGCTCACCGAAGTTGGAAGTGTAATATCAAtccgaaaaaaaaaactaaatccgAATACCAATGAAACTCAACAAACTGCATATAATGTACATGAAGCACACAGTGCTATAGCAAAATATGGTGATGTGCAATATGTGCTACCTTGCAAGCTGTGAGAACCCTAGCACAGCAGTGCACTGTTAATACGACCTGATGCTTAACCGCACAGAAACTCAATATCAGCGGCTTTTAAAAAGGCAAGCTTTCGTGTTCGcggattagtttttttttttaaataaccaacCCAtcacactgcatcacacactcGCGGTTTGGAACATCTCAGAGCCTATAACGCAGACAGTTTCGTCACCGACTGTACACCGGGTTCATCCATTTTTAATCTCTGGTCTCTCTTTCGGCTCAGCATCTCCCGACACCCAATCGGGCTGTGATCTGGGTCTCAGGCACGTGTGGTCAGCTTGAAGTCTTctttacattattaaaaagaaggttttctatttttctacACCATAAAGTTTTAGCAATTAAAAAGTTTAGTTATTAACGGAGCTATAAGCCTCACTCCTGCCCACTTTAAAGTACATACCTTGTCGTCTTTCCTGCCTTGTATTAGGTACTGAAAACTTGTCAAAGTCATAGACTTCCTCTCATACGTTGCCATATCAATTTATTCTGCGACAAATATAGAAGTGGTAATAGTATCATTTACAGTAACATTAAGACAAGCATAAATGCTTTCAATCCTACTAACGTGTAGTCACATACCGTAACAACATGCTGTTGCACAAACCTTTGCCTAACGCTGATGCTAAATGAAGGACACGGTAAAAGTTTCAAATACTTACACGACCACACTCTGTAGAGTAATTTAAGATATTGGTGCAGAAGACTACGTGCGCCGTTGCATCCCTCATTTTCCTGTATTTCCGAAAAAAGCTGAACCTCTGTGTGTGCGGACACCAATTTCCGTTATTCTATCAGAAGAATTGTTTCCACGTCCATTAGAAGGAGCGCTGCATTTTCACTGCAGCGATTACAGAGCAAACTCCACAGTGGGAAAGAGTAACCAAGAAATCAAACCCTcaccaaagttttttttttcccaaatccTGATTTAGATGTTGGCTGATGCGCCACAGATATGTTTAAAGGCGTTGTAAGGAACACATAGGGCAAATCAGTTTAAAATAGTCTCTTTACTCCCCAGTCTATCAAGATTGAAGTCATACACTGAAGACCACGTTTGAGCGAACTCTCGTCCTCCAACAAATGCTCAGCTGAACTCCGAAACCGGGCTCTCCTCAGACACCGAGCCACGTGACCGCACCGTCCCTCCCGGTAATTTGAATTTCTAAACAAGGATCCcactgttgaatgaatgaactGTTATAGGTCGGGTCTTGTGCTGGCCTTTCATGGCCCACAAGACGGTTTAAACCCacctttgcctttttttaaacaaaatcccacttttaaagaaatgcaaacaCCTAAGAGGTTTTAAGCCTCCTGCCTGCAGAGATGTGAACGTGGCCAGGTTTGAGTTCCACAGAGTTTGTATCTGGACAAAGAGCAAAGAGCCAATGACAGTGGGGAATTTACGTTGGGAGTAAAATACCTACACTAGAACTAAAGTTATCGTACGTACTGTATTCAGTTCCTTATGACATTTACCTGCAGGATTGCAATTTACAATTGAAATTCACTATGAAATGGAATAACCGATGTATTCTTTGCAATATATACAAAGAAGATGGTTCGCGTTCTCCTTCTGgaaactattgtttttttttatttcgatTTTACGGAACACAAACGTTTTTCCAAACCGATATTGTCTTTCGTTACTGATGTTCCGCGTCTGGAGTAagaatatttatgttttaataacCTGTATCGGCCTAGAACATCGTCTTTTGACGGTCTGaattatttaaagtaaaatttacattttcacaTCTGCAGGGTAGGAACATAGTTTCATTCAAGAAAATGAACTATCATCTGatactgtttttgtttcagtggATGGTCGCATCAACAATATAAAATGTACAAGTTGTTAAAGTAGCGTCTGTAGTATTTTGCTTATAGTAATGACACTGTTATGAGGATGCTCTCGTTCTAtgcttttaatgtaaaaataagacAAGAATGGGCGTCTATTGAGATACGAATTGCTGCATCTTCACCCAGGAATGAAAGTATGAATCTTCCAGTATGAAATCCCCCCCTTGCATTCGACTTTATTGTACAATTGGTTTACGAGCTACATATTAAGCTATTTACATCAAAccagttcattttcattttttcacggTTTGGCTTAATGTACAATGCAGGAAATAACACTGCCATCTTGTGTTTGTTGTCAACAATGCGATTTGGTTTCATTGAAAAAGTGCAATAAACACAATAAACTGGCACGGATAATTTATACAATTCACGTCTTTTacttatttgtattttgttataTAATCAACCAGAACAGGCTTTAGGATCCTAGTATAATAAAAAGAACCTTAAAGCCTAAACACGCCAACTCCCAGAATCCAAAGCGAGACCGACGCTGTTTGATGACGCAATCAGTAAGAACTTTCAGGAAGGTTGCTGCTGATTACATCAGTGTGGTATTTTGGTGCGCATTAAAGGTGAGAAGAGCCGTAATATTGAAGAGACGAAAACAGCGTTATACTTTGTGGAGGTGAACATTACTTTCAGCTTTGTTAGCAAAAGGTATTGTGATTCTGACTGCAAAGCAAGGTAGACTAATGattcaaacatttttatattttcttggaACATCAATCGAGACGTAACCTTAGTTTTAGTTATGTAACCCAGTAATCTAGAAGTTTAAGGTGTCTTTTTACTTTTTGCTAGGTAAGAATAATAGTTGTAATTCAAGCTATTTTAAACTATAAGTCTGGTATTCAGAAATCCTCGGGAGTGTCATTGGTTTACTTAGTGTTTAGGCTGAGACGGAAAAATAATGTTCAGTAGCATTATGGattatgaaataattttgaTAGATAATTATCACATAATCCTTAAGATGCAATAAACTGTTTTTACTTATATGTTGATATAGTGCAAGGCAAATATAAGAATCTGGCCTAAGTGGTAGAGGTGCGCGGCTCTTTAGTTACGAGGTACAGTACCATGGTACGTTTTAGACCGTACCGGTACGTTCGGTAATTTCTGGTAGTTTCCGTCGGCTTCTGTATTTTCTTTCGATTTTAACAAAGAATTTCTactgtttacatttaaaaaaatcaaatttggtTCAAAGAGCAAAATGACTAGGATAAAAATGTCGTTACCTTTAAAACAAAgggtgagcaaaaaaaaaaaggattcacCTTGGATGGGATTGTCCATCGCTGTGAGAATCTTTATATTCATCATGAAGTCCTGCGGCACAAAGCTCTTTATGCAGTGTCCGGTTGTGTCACGATacgtgatgtgtgtgtgtgagatccAGGTTCACTGGATTTTGCGTTACCACTTTTCCAGGGAAGAATAAAACAATGCTGGTGGCGAGGCTGGCATGTCTGCGCGTTTTACCGGCAGCAGGGCTTCGCTCAGCTCTTACCCACACGACTAATACGCTGAGGACTCCAAGCCTGAAGCCAAGTCAATCCTTCCTCCAGCCCTGCAAGGTGAGACCATAACCCACCCAGCTGTACTTCGCAGTTTTTCCTTCCAGCAGTAATGATCTTTGTTGACAGGAGATCTTGAATGGTTCATTTGGCTGCTGCATTTCTCCAAAGAGATGTACATCTTTATCCATTCGTACCACTGGGTATTTTAGTGAAGCAGTCGAACTGAAGCATCTTGTTCGAGGGGAGAGCCCCAGTGCCCCCCCACCATGAATTTTAATCCCCATCCTCCTGGATGTCCTGTCCAGTAGTCCAGAGCTTAGCTAGTGCTCCACAAGGCTGCGCAATGTATTTggttgtaaaggaacaagtaatatgtaaataaggtttattccatgctgaaaagagaagaaagaaaacacaatgtttcggccgtggagacATTCTTTTTGTCAACGGTTGTGGTTATAATTTTTGTCAACGATATTGGTATAATTTGCAGTTAACCTCTGAGATCTTACATGGTGTATACCCCAGTTTGGGATGTTACATGTTGTTAGAAGTACTGCATAGAATAAACCATTTTATTATCATCTGATACTTTGACAGTCTGTTTCTGCATCCCTGATGAATCCCAGTGATTCAGTCTTGTGGATAAGATTTCCTTGACATTTATGTCTGTTAGtgctgtattatttattttccttttgggGGGCTTGGCTATAAGGTGAACATACTGATGTGCACAAATAAAAGGTGTGAAGTTTACTTAATTTTGCCTATTTCTCCTTACCAGGAATATGCCACCAAAGCTCGATTTGGGTTCCGGCGCAGCAAGTCTGCAAAAGAGCAACTCAAAGAGGCAGCCTTTGAGCCTGCAACAGAAACTGCAgttaaaagtactgtatttacagttttgttttcctaAGTTATACTTACTCATGAGTGTTTTgaatttctttgaaagctttttacACATATAAGACACACTGTTGTTTAACGTTTCTATGTGGTAAATAAGATTGGGTTCATTTTATGAACAGTACATACTTGGTTTGGTCTCTTACATTGATTGATTCATGAACTAAATGTGATGTCTTCTGACTACTTTGTCAGGTTCAAGGTTGATAAAAATATACTGTTGAAACAGCAGTGCTATCTGCAGTTAACAATGAGGCTTAAATGAggttgaacattttaaaaacatttaaaatacataataaaacaatatattttaattaaaaattaaatggaagTATTACTCTTAGTTCCATGTTACAGATTTACTTCCTTCCTGTTAGTATACTAgttgaatccagctggtacaTTTTGAGAGTTGTGTAATCCCAGTGATTCAGTTTTAGCTCTGTTTTCTATACATTACTGCACAGTAATTATATGTATGCTAAATAAGGAAATGATGCAGACTGTACGTTTGCAgcttttaatttcaaaacacaccattatttcagaaaatatcCAATTTGTATTACTTTTCAGACAGACTATCTTGTAGCCTGATCTCGTCAGATCTGGTAAGCTAAGCAAGACTGGTTCTGGTCAGTATGCTGACTGGGGACTTTGTGCTGTAGGTTTTGTCCTGCAGATGAGTaattaaaaccaaggtcctgactattTGTCATTAGACATGGTCATGATTTGTTAGTGTAAGGAGGTTAGCCCACCCAGTGTCCTGGCAAAAGTTCTGCTTTGGtggtcaccttttttttcttagcaagctttgttaaatatttaaattagtgTTTTGAGTTGTAGgtaatttgtgatttttcaaaataaacgATTGATCTGCCTGTTTCACATACTATCTATTTAGACCACAAGGGGGAGCAATTGATACATTTAAGAGGAAGTTTAAATGATTGGTCAggtgtcattttaattttgctttggAAAAGGGACGTTATAtacaacaaaattacaaaaatgatacaaaattctttaaaaagggGGTAAAGgtattacaaaatattaatatataaattcTGTCTGCTTGGCAGTTCTATAGTTATAATTTGTATGTAAATCAGTTCCTTGTGaagaaggaaacaaaataatcagttaaaagtgaaatttaatttaataggaTGTGAATGCATGCCACTTGTAACTTGTTTTTCTAATTCATTTTTCAGTCGATAACATGGGGAGAATAATTCTTGCTGGTGGAGCAGCTGTAGGCCTCGGAGCCTTGTGTTATTATGGGCTTGGAATGTCAAATGAAATTGGTGCCATTGAAAAAGCAGTGTAAGTGTCCCAGTCATTGACATCTCGAATTTTCCATCTAATAGCAGCAGAGGTATTTAAACATTTGCTCTCTTTCGAAATGCTAGATTCACAAAGTGAAATTATATATTTAGCACATGACATAAGACTTCTCACCCCTTGGTGACACTGGAATAGCCGTGCCTCTGTTTTGCTGAGGAGTTGGAgcccatcctggcaagcagtgggcagaAGCCAGAATACGCCCAGTCTgttgcaggacacacagacacaaacatgcacacactcacaccagggccacgtTTGGAATTGAACGCAGGGCCCCAGTGTTGTGAGGCGGCAGTGCAAGCCAGTTCGCTACCTTGCCCCTTGACACTGGGACTGAGAGTCAGTTCATCCTAGCATTTCTCAGCACTTCAAGAACTGCCATCTTTCAGAGGATATTCTCTCTAATTTGTCTCTTAACAAGTATAgcaacacctgcacatttatATTTACAGCTGATCACGTATATGTTATTTATTGGTATTTGTTTGTTGTCCCTAGTATTTGGCCTCAGTATGTTAAGGACAGAATCCAGTCCACATACATGTACCTTGCTGGAAGTGTGGGAATCACAGCATTGTCTGCTGTAGCTGTTAGCAGAACTCCTGCACTGTTGGGTCTGATGATGAAGGGCTCTTGGCTGGTAAGAAGTATCAgctgctgctgtttttaaaattaattttctgtgtGAATAAGAATGTGGTCAGTTTATAAAAGATGTTCCTTAGTTCTGTTGAACAAATGGGTAATTGTGCCAAAAACATCTGCTTGTTGGTGTGGTCTGACATTACATAGAATTTACTTCCCACATTTTTCTCGTATAGAAGCAAGGTTTTGCAATGTATTTTATGTCATTCTGTGGAGTATAATAACAAAGGCATGTAGAGGTTTGTTCTCTGATGTTTAATGTTGCTTGTCTTCCTTTAAGCTTCATTTCATGCTGTCAGTAACTTATCTTGGTTAGATGTCAAGAAACTATTTAATAAATCTTTTCAAGTTCGTTACCTCAagtatacaatttttttttccgcAATTAAAGATACTGATATTGAGCATATTTATTTGATGTATTCACAGACCTGATCAGAGTTTTAAACCAAAGGTCCAGGTTTTAACTGTTTACTAAACACTACATATAAGGGTGGAGGAAACTCACTGTCAttcattcttattttattttaaagttatttgtTTCCTTTCTGTAGGCTATGGGTGCAACCTTTGCAGCCATGATAGGTGCAGGGATTTTAGTTAGATCAATATCCTATGAGCAGAGCCCAGTCCCCAAGCACCTTGCCTGGACATTGTATGCCGGTAAGAGTTCTTACTCTTATTATAAAGTTAGAATTTCTATCtattgataagataagatcactttattagccctatacaatttcttggattaggaatttgtcttttcacgtaccccagcttgctctccatgagactcacagacagatagaagcttggggtcagagcacagggtcagccattgtacggtgcccctggagcagctgcggttaagggccttgctcaggagcccaacagagtaggattcctctgccggctgctggatttgaaccggcaaccttccagccacaggcgcagatcctttgCCAGAGAGCCACCGCTTTGCTCCCAAAACCATATTGTGTGTTCATATTACAATTAAGAATATCTTGGCCAGTTATACATTCAAGATTTGCAAGTAAAACTCCTCATTAATTCTGTTATGATTAATCCTTAAACGAGATTTGTATTAAATGTTCCCAGATGGCTTTTATAGTGCTTTTGAGCCACCTCCTGGTTTAGCATTATCAGAGGGAAATTTTTGCTAGAATTGTAGTGCTTTCGAAGAGATTATGTAGCAATACCACAGTGTGCCACAGGAGGGCAGTAGAATATGTAAGATTACATAGAGCACCACAGGTGTGTATTCGTTTTTGGACACTAGAGGGAAAAAGTTAAttagtttgtattttaattatttaattcaaaGGAGTTcatgaacattttaatatttcaaacttAAGTTTTATCTATTTTAAACTTAAAtctcaataaatgtattttttgtgaaaagcaatTGTTTGAAATAAAATCAGCTAGTTAGCCAAAGAGTGCTCTTGTTTGTGCCAGTGAAGGTCTAGGCACAGCTAAAAAGCTTTCACCTCACATGACTGCATCTCAGGCCAGAGATACCACACCTTTTAATAAAGTCTACCCATCAGAAATATATCAGAAATAGATCTGTGTGAAGCTATTTGAATGATATGGAGAACCCCATGGTTTGATTCCCCCGATGTGTGTTTTCTAAAGGTGTAATGGGTGCAGTGGTGGCTCCTCTGACTCTCCTGGGAGGGCCGTTGATAATGCGAGCAGCCTGGTACACAGCAGGCATCGTTGGAGGGCTGTCCACCGTTGCCATGTGTGCCCCCAGTGAGAAGTTCCTCAACATGGGAGGCCCCCTGGCAGTGGGCTTTGGCGTGGTTTTCGCCTCGTCACTGGGTGAGCAAGTGCCGCGGTTTTTGCCGTTGagaacttctttttttttaacatgatctGAAAAATGGCCTTTTCTCTTCAAACGAAGCCGTAAATCAGTCCTTTCCAATATATGGTTTCAGTAAACAAACTTAGAAAAACAGTCCTTGAGGATAAATCTTTCCTGAGCGACGATACTAGAGGGTGGTGCTGCAGTATGTGTTGGTGTGGTCCTGCACCTCGGAGCTTGTCTGACAGACGCCCGGGCTTCCAGAGCTGCTGGCGTTGTCTGCGGCGCACAGGAGCTACCGGATGAAGTCTGTGGGCCTGGCCTGATCTAGAATGCtgttgtcttttttgttttattctactGACAGGAAAATAATGATTAAATTCAGGTCACTAGTTCAGTTCATTGTTTAAGAAATCACTAAATAACTGACTTATTGAGTAAGTGAATCCTAGGATATTTCCAGGCTGTCGTTGTAACATGTCCATGGGGGGGGAAATGTCAGTGGAATGAATGGATGAGTTCAGCTTTCAGATCACTTGGAAAATGCCTGAGCGCAAGTGTGACCTTTTCAcgttcaagtttcaagtttcaagtttacTTGCATTACAATACAATGTATCTTTGTTTTTCTAGGTTCAATGTTCTTACCCCCTTCTTCAGCATTTGGGGCGGGTCTATACTCAGTGGCTGTTTATGGTGGTCTGATTCTGTTTAGTATGTTCCTGCTGTATGATACACAGAAAGTTATCAAACGTGCTGAAACCTACCCTGTATATGGAGTTCAGAAATATGATCCCATTAATTCGTAAGTATATATGGTGGTTTTTGCTATGTacgatatttgtttttttataaggcTACAATACTTTAATACGTTTAGCTTGGTTATATGTACCAGAATCGAAATAATGTAATATGTatgagctttttttattttacaaaatatttgatTGAACTATATCTCTATTTGAGTTAACTTTTAATGTTGTAGCTCTGACTTTTTCTTACTCTGACTTTGACATAGTATAGAGCTTAAGTTACTTCTTTGCAG contains:
- the ghitm gene encoding growth hormone-inducible transmembrane protein, with the translated sequence MLVARLACLRVLPAAGLRSALTHTTNTLRTPSLKPSQSFLQPCKEYATKARFGFRRSKSAKEQLKEAAFEPATETAVKIDNMGRIILAGGAAVGLGALCYYGLGMSNEIGAIEKAVIWPQYVKDRIQSTYMYLAGSVGITALSAVAVSRTPALLGLMMKGSWLAMGATFAAMIGAGILVRSISYEQSPVPKHLAWTLYAGVMGAVVAPLTLLGGPLIMRAAWYTAGIVGGLSTVAMCAPSEKFLNMGGPLAVGFGVVFASSLGSMFLPPSSAFGAGLYSVAVYGGLILFSMFLLYDTQKVIKRAETYPVYGVQKYDPINSCLGIYMDTINIFIRMVMILAGGGGNRRK